DNA sequence from the Burkholderia pyrrocinia genome:
GCCGACGTCGGTATTGCGATGGGTGCGCGCGGGGCGGCGGCGTCGTCGGAGGCGGCCGACGTGGTACTGCTGGTGGATCGGCTGGATCGGCTCGTGGACGCGATGCGTATCGCCCGGCAGTCGCGCCGGATTGCGCTGCAGAGCGTGGTGATCGGCATGTCGTTGTCTGTCGCCGCCATGACGATTGCTGCGTTGGGATTCCTGCAGCCGATCGCCGGTGCGGTGATTCAGGAGATCATCGACGTCGTCGTCATCATCAATGCGTTACGGGCGTCACTTGCGCGCCCGATGTCGACGGAGGCTCGCCTCGCCGACATCGACGTCGAAAAACTCAAGAGCGAGCATTCGGCATTGGCGCCGCTGATGGACCAGATCAGGGATCTGGCAGATCGCATACCTAAGCTATCCGGCGCAATCATGGCGAACGAACTCGCTCATGTAATCGACTCGCTGGACGAACGGCTTTTGCCTCACGAACAATCCGACGACCTCGACGTCTACCCGCGTCTCGCGCCACTTCTCGGCGGCGAGGACCCGCTCGCGGCGATGAGCAGCGCGCACAGGGAAATTTTCAAGATGGTTCGGTCGCTCAGGCAGATGGTCGCGGACATGCCGGATGACGGACCGGACGCGATGCAGATGCAGGCGGTACAACGCTTGCTGTACGGGCTGGAAGCAATCGTACGCCTGCATTGTGCTCAAGAGGAGGAGCTGTTCCACGCAGTCGGAACGGATGCGTGACAAAAAGCGCGTCACGCACCACGCGCATTCACGAGAAGGACAGGCGTCTTCGTGATCCGCGCGACGCGGCCGGCAACGCTACCGACAACCCAGCCCGCGATGCCTCGCCGCCCATGGGTGCCCATGACGATCATGTCCGCATTCCATTCGGCAGCTTCGTGCACGATTACCTGAGAAACGTCCGAGCCGGTTCGATCCGTTTGAAGCAGTTGCGACTGCGAGTGCGCGGTTACACCATCGAGCACGGTCGTGGCTTGTTGCAGCGCCTGATTTCCTTCGTTGATCAATGCGCCCTCTATTGTTTCGACTGGTACGAAGTCACCCAGCGATACGGCGCGATCCTGTACGTAGATCGCGCGTAACTCGGTGTCGGGTCTCGAGAACTGCAATCCGACTCGCAATGCGTCGAGCGCCAGGGGGCTTCCGTCAACGGCAAACAGAATCCGCTGCGGCAGATGCTCGGCAGCCGAGACGAAACTTTCCGGAACGATAAGCAGCGGGCAACGAACAAGCCTGGCAAGCGGGCCCGAAACCGTTCCTTCAATCCATCTGCGCAAGCCATGGTGCTGATGCGCACCGACGATCAGAAGGTCGGCCTGTTGAGCTTCCGTACTCTCGATCAGCGCACGCACGATATCGCCGCCATGCTTGGACAGGTCGATGACTTCCGTGTCGATGTCGATATCGTCGCGCTGCATTTCGTTTTTGGCGCGTGATACGGAGTCGGATGCGTCTTTAAGCAACTCGTTGCGCGCGGCCTCGAGAAATGCAGTGGCCTGTGATCCGAGCGGCACGAGCGTTCGCGGATTTTCCGCAATACTCACGATGTGTACCGACGCATTCGGCGGAACGATGTGCTGCGCATAGGCGACTGCCCGGTCGGATGCAACGGAGCCGTCGATTGCGATCAGCACCCTTTGGAGAGGAGCCCCTGCCTGGAAGGTTGAAGTGCTGGTGCTCATGAGCGTCTCCCGGTGGCATTCCAAGGTCTTGTACGCGGTAATTTTTTGCGCGCGCGGCTTGTGGCAGCTTGATCGCCATCAAGTTTTCAAGAATTAGCCGGCGACGTTCCGGCCCCACTCGGATCACGCGCGTTGCGTATGGGCGTCCGCGTGTTTCGCGTGCCCGGTGCCGGCACGCATTTCCTGTTCCAGGAGCGCTTTCGCGGCTTGCCACGCCCGCCCTGCGGACGCCGAATCGTTGAACGCTCTCGCTTCGACTGTCGCACCGTCCAGCAGCATCATATAAACGGCCGCAAGCCGTTGTGCCGTTTCGGGCGAAACGAGATCCGCGAGCAGTTCGGCGATCCATTCGACCATCTTGCGGCGATAGCGGATCGCGACATCCGAGATGGGCGCATACGCCGTTCCGAATTCGGCCAGCGCGCGCTCGAACAGGCAACCGGCGAATGCCGGCGTATTGAACCACGCTTCGTACCAGTCGAAGATCGTCTTGACCCGCTCGACCGGATCGGCGACGTGCTGCAGCTGCGCGTCGATACTGCCTACGATCAGGTCGTAACGCTGGACCAGCACTTCCCGGATCAGTTCGTCCTTGCTCGGAAAATGCCGATACAGCGTCATTCGGGCGACGCGGGAATCGTCGATGATCCAGTCGACACCCACCGGATGAAAACCGTGCTTCGAGAACAGTTCGGTAGCTTTATCTACCACCAACTGGCGTTTGCTGGCTCGCACGAACGGTTCCCTCCTTGATCCTTCCGACTGCGTAGATTAAACATTCTAGCATCGTACCGCTCGGTCACATCCGGTCTCGCCACCGATCTCCCGGACTTGGCGGGTCCGCATCATGATGCGCGTTCGCAAGTTGTCTTGACTATGATATAGACCGATATGTATCATTTGAAACTGGAAAGCGATGGTCGATGCTGCGTGCTTTAAAAAAATAGGAACGTGAGCCATCGATTCACTGCTCGACGGTGCCGCAGCGGGCACAGCAGCGAAATTGAAAGAATGCCGGCGGCGCCCTGTGCCTCTTGCCGGCTTCTGGCGATGCAGCGGTAATGCAAGACGAAAAGAGAACCTGAGAGAGCCGTGGGTTACGTGTCGGTGCTGGCGGATGGTATTCGCCGCGCCGCGCGCAAACCGGTGCGCGCTCGCGGGGCGGGATCGCGCGAAGCAGTCGGCGCAAATAAAACTCGAGGAAAGTACCCATGTACCGCCGTTTACTCGCACCGGGGCTGCTGTTGCTGCTGGCCGCGTGCGCGCAGGATCCGTCCGTGACCAGCAACACGGTGCGGATCTGCGACGACACCGGCTGTTCCTATCGACCTAAAGATCAGGTCTCCTATCAAAAGAAGGACGATGCGGAAGATCGCGAAGACCCTCGCATCGTCGCACTGAAGCAGGCCGCGAAAGCCCAGCCGAAGGCGGCCTACGATCTCGGCCTGCGTTATTTCCGCGGCGACGGCGTGCGCCAGGACAGCTATCAGGCACTCAAGTGGATGCGCGACGCCGCCGAGCGCGGCGACCTGCGGGCGCAGAAGGCGCTCGGCAGCTTCTACC
Encoded proteins:
- a CDS encoding universal stress protein; translation: MSTSTSTFQAGAPLQRVLIAIDGSVASDRAVAYAQHIVPPNASVHIVSIAENPRTLVPLGSQATAFLEAARNELLKDASDSVSRAKNEMQRDDIDIDTEVIDLSKHGGDIVRALIESTEAQQADLLIVGAHQHHGLRRWIEGTVSGPLARLVRCPLLIVPESFVSAAEHLPQRILFAVDGSPLALDALRVGLQFSRPDTELRAIYVQDRAVSLGDFVPVETIEGALINEGNQALQQATTVLDGVTAHSQSQLLQTDRTGSDVSQVIVHEAAEWNADMIVMGTHGRRGIAGWVVGSVAGRVARITKTPVLLVNARGA
- a CDS encoding TetR/AcrR family transcriptional regulator → MRASKRQLVVDKATELFSKHGFHPVGVDWIIDDSRVARMTLYRHFPSKDELIREVLVQRYDLIVGSIDAQLQHVADPVERVKTIFDWYEAWFNTPAFAGCLFERALAEFGTAYAPISDVAIRYRRKMVEWIAELLADLVSPETAQRLAAVYMMLLDGATVEARAFNDSASAGRAWQAAKALLEQEMRAGTGHAKHADAHTQRA
- a CDS encoding tetratricopeptide repeat protein, with the translated sequence MYRRLLAPGLLLLLAACAQDPSVTSNTVRICDDTGCSYRPKDQVSYQKKDDAEDREDPRIVALKQAAKAQPKAAYDLGLRYFRGDGVRQDSYQALKWMRDAAERGDLRAQKALGSFYLFGLEEMGSDPREADKWLSIAAGRGDKESKKLLELARKAKKEDEEDWKWRTQWRDVYYGYWNSGYPYYGVWNQTYWYY